One window of Cucurbita pepo subsp. pepo cultivar mu-cu-16 chromosome LG19, ASM280686v2, whole genome shotgun sequence genomic DNA carries:
- the LOC111781834 gene encoding tubulin beta-1 chain, translating into MREILHVQGGQCGNQIGAKFWEVVCAEHGIDTTGKYGGDSELQLERINVYYNEASCGRYVPRAVLMDLEPGTMDSIRSGLYGQIFRPDNFVFGQSGAGNNWAKGHYTEGAELIDSVLDVVRKEAENCDCLQGFQVCHSLGGGTGSGMGTLLISKIREEYPDRMMLTFSVFPSPKVSDTVVEPYNATLSVHQLVENADECMVLDNEALYDICFRTLKLTTPSFGDLNHLISATMSGVTCCLRFPGQLNSDLRKLAVNLIPFPRLHFFMVGFAPLTSRGSQQYRALTVPELTQQMWDAKNMMCAADPRHGRYLTASAMFRGKMSTKEVDEQMLNVQNKNSSYFVEWIPNNVKSTVCDIPPTGLKMASTFIGNSTSIQEMFRRVSEQFTAMFRRKAFLHWYTGEGMDEMEFTEAESNMNDLVSEYQQYQDATADEEYYEEEEEEEPEDV; encoded by the exons ATGAGAGAGATCCTTCACGTTCAGGGTGGACAATGTGGCAACCAGATCGGTGCCAAGTTTTGGGAGGTGGTTTGCGCCGAGCACGGCATCGACACCACTGGAAAGTACGGTGGTGATTCCGAACTTCAGCTCGAGAGGATTAATGTGTACTACAATGAAGCCAGTTGCGGTAGGTATGTGCCTCGTGCTGTTCTTATGGATCTCGAGCCCGGCACTATGGACAGTATCAGATCTGGACTTTATGGCCAGATCTTCAGGCCGGATAACTTTGTTTTTGGTCAATCTGGTGCTGGAAACAACTGGGCGAAAGGACATTACACCGAAGGCGCTGAGCTTATTGATTCCGTGCTCGATGTTGTCCGGAAGGAGGCGGAGAACTGTGATTGCTTGCAAG GGTTTCAGGTCTGCCATTCTCTAGGAGGAGGAACTGGATCTGGAATGGGAACACTTCTGATTTCGAAGATCAGAGAAGAATACCCCGACAGGATGATGCTTACTTTCTCTGTCTTTCCATCTCCCAAGGTCTCTGATACTGTTGTTGAGCCTTACAATGCAACTCTCTCAGTTCATCAACTGGTTGAGAATGCAGATGAGTGCATGGTTCTTGACAACGAAGCTCTTTACGATATCTGCTTCCGTACTCTCAAGCTCACCACTCCAAGCT TTGGTGATTTGAATCATTTGATCTCTGCAACAATGTCCGGTGTGACTTGCTGTTTGAGATTCCCTGGACAACTCAACTCAGATCTCAGAAAGCTCGCTGTTAATCTCATTCCCTTCCCTCGTCTCCACTTTTTCATGGTGGGTTTTGCTCCTCTTACATCTCGTGGTTCTCAGCAGTACAGAGCACTAACTGTGCCCGAGCTTACTCAACAAATGTGGGATGCCAAGAACATGATGTGTGCCGCCGACCCACGACACGGTCGCTACTTAACCGCCTCTGCTATGTTCAGAGGCAAGATGAGCACAAAGGAGGTCGATGAGCAAATGCTCAACGTACAGAACAAAAACTCCTCTTACTTCGTGGAGTGGATTCCAAACAATGTCAAATCCACTGTTTGTGATATCCCTCCCACCGGTTTGAAAATGGCTTCGACTTTCATCGGAAATTCCACATCGATTCAGGAAATGTTCCGACGTGTGAGCGAACAGTTCACTGCCATGTTTAGGAGGAAAGCTTTCTTGCATTGGTACACCGGTGAAGGTATGGACGAGATGGAGTTCACCGAGGCCGAAAGTAACATGAACGATCTGGTTTCGGAATACCAGCAGTACCAAGATGCCACAGCTGATGAGGAATATtacgaggaagaagaagaagaggaaccTGAAGATGTGTAA
- the LOC111782205 gene encoding L-type lectin-domain containing receptor kinase S.4-like translates to MAAFHLPSFLFFFLFFKSIHSLSSSSFSLSGFRGDPQFELNVALYGDAAVVDGGSALRLTTPVTSSAGRIVYKKPIRLVRGKSRRLMSFSTDFSFSLSPNSGEDGLGFVVVPSSFNVSAFDNGPFGLNFESEKKQKLNMIVVKFTTSSDAKNGDLVRILVGIDVGHKRNTSFADSGIFSNSSSALIRGQNLHAWIDYEAGSRQLEVRLAENTSNKKPSVALLSFPMDISQIWSEDEELLVGLSSSNRNSSQPCLVYSWSFKLKNIPNWMHSEPLDPKSIAISKESEPQNVVKEGNNCFMRVVAAMIFGTGCGALTAFVALYLWTIFGNRRPVVPEELAVQQMDVVKYKKVVVLDKGMEDNNGKKEVDV, encoded by the coding sequence ATGGCGGCATTTCATCTCCcctccttccttttcttcttccttttcttcaaatCCATCCATTctctttcatcttcttccttttccctttctGGGTTTCGTGGAGATCCACAGTTTGAGCTCAATGTTGCTCTCTATGGCGATGCGGCGGTTGTCGATGGCGGCAGTGCTCTCCGTCTCACTACTCCGGTCACTTCCAGTGCTGGGCGAATCGTGTACAAGAAACCCATCAGACTCGTTCGAGGTAAATCGAGGAGATTGATGTCTTTCTCGACTGATTTCTCGTTTTCTTTGTCGCCAAATTCAGGGGAGGATGGTTTgggttttgttgttgttcCTAGTAGTTTTAATGTCAGTGCCTTTGATAACGGACCATTTGGGCTTAATTTCGAATCGGAGAAGAAACAGAAGTTAAACATGATCGTTGTTAAATTTACTACTTCTTCTGATGCTAAGAATGGCGATCTGGTTAGAATTTTGGTAGGAATTGATGTGGGTCACAAGAGAAATACATCATTTGCTGATTCAGGCATTTTTTCAAACAGTTCATCGGCATTAATTAGAGGGCAGAATTTGCACGCTTGGATAGATTACGAGGCGGGTTCTAGGCAATTAGAAGTAAGATTAGCAGAAAACACCTCGAACAAGAAGCCATCTGTGGCATTGCTTTCATTCCCAATGGATATCTCTCAGATTTGGAGTGAAGATGAGGAACTGCTGGTGGGTTTGAGTTCATCAAATAGGAACTCATCGCAGCCATGTTTGGTGTATTCATGGAGCTTCAAGCTCAAGAACATTCCGAATTGGATGCATTCGGAGCCCCTGGATCCGAAGTCTATCGCCATTAGTAAGGAATCAGAACCTCAAAATGTTGTTAAAGAGGGTAATAATTGCTTTATGAGAGTAGTTGCAGCCATGATTTTTGGGACTGGGTGTGGGGCATTAACTGCCTTTGTGGCGTTGTATTTATGGACCATCTTCGGCAATAGGCGACCAGTGGTGCCTGAGGAGTTAGCGGTGCAGCAGATGGACGTTGTCAAGTACAAGAAAGTTGTGGTGTTGGACAAAGGCATGGAAGATAATAATGGTAAGAAGGAGGTTGATGTTTGA